A genomic stretch from Lathyrus oleraceus cultivar Zhongwan6 chromosome 2, CAAS_Psat_ZW6_1.0, whole genome shotgun sequence includes:
- the LOC127123494 gene encoding uncharacterized mitochondrial protein AtMg00810-like: MFEEFKKDMSNEFEMTDMGLMAYYLGVEVKQEDKGIFITQEGYAKEVLKKFKMDDANSVGTPMECGSKLSKHENGEIVDPTLYKSLVGSLHYLTSTRPNILYVLGVISLYMEAPTTTRFKAAKRILRYIKGTTNFSLHYYSSNNYEIIGYSDSDWSGDLDDRKSNIGFVFFMGDTAFTWMSKKQPIATLSTCEVEYVAVTSCVCHAIWLRNLLKELKCHKKILWKYVLTINQHLLWQIILYFMKEVSTSTPVTTS; the protein is encoded by the coding sequence ATGTTTGAAGAGTTCAAGAAAGACATGTCAAATGAATTTGAGATGACAGATATGGGCCTCATGGCATATTATCTCGGCGTTGAAGTAAAGCAAGAAGACAAAGGAATTTTTATCACCCAAGAAGGTTATGCCAAAGAAGTCCTTAAGAAGTTTAAGATGGATGATGCCAATTCAGTTGGCACCCCGATGGAATGTGGCAGCAAGTTGAGTAAGCATGAAAATGGAGAGATTGTGGATCCAACTCTTTATAAAAGTTTGGTTGGAAGTTTGCATTACTTGACAAGTACAAGGCCGAATATTCTCTATGTTCTAGGAGTCATAAGTCTCTACATGGAAGCTCCAACAACAACTCGCTTCAAGGCGGCAAAAAGAATCCTTCGATACATCAAAGGTACAACAAACTTTAGCTTGCACTATTACTCTTCTAACAATTATGAGATTATTGGCTATAGTGATAGCGATTGGAGTGGAGACTTGGATGATAGAAAGAGCAATATTGGTTTTGTGTTCTTTATGGGAGATACTGCTTTCACTTGGATGTCAAAGAAGCAACCTATCGCCACACTGTCAACTTGTGAAGTTGAGTATGTCGCCGTCACATCATGTGTTTGTCATGCAATTTGGCTAAGGAATTTATTGAAAGAGTTAAAATGCCACAAGAAGATCCTATGGAAATATGTGTTGACAATAAATCAGCATTTGCTTTGGCAAATAATCCTGTATTTCATGAAAGAAGTAAGCACATCGACACCCGTTACCACTTCATAA